A portion of the Deltaproteobacteria bacterium genome contains these proteins:
- a CDS encoding GAF domain-containing protein, which produces MAGRQQNSASPTAPHAEDAAVTRLLAERARVSFWMMWAALGVLLATDVSLDRAVLGTLVQVTFFQAACVAAGMLALGRARSRRAAATTPILVLAGIFGSGVLSDVATQNPFGTGLSALVTCLVSATFMPWGMWFQLATVLVTAVPSALSVWLCTGSLETLGYAAGPCSILMVASVSVAAAFERARRERARIEHELRLLQSVSLEVGAAPDPDSALVVVLRRTCEASGWVIGQAWTPRADGAALECSAWWSDDPDGAAFHTDSRCRRFARGEGLPGRVWASGAPAWVRELRDPQDFPRADSVRRCRLSVGVGIPVIAGGEVIAVLEFFVRESHTEDTRLMHTLAGAAVQLGAVVQRKRAERLAEEAAQTAEALVEVGRTLSTHLGQPDMFERVTAVAAGALGCDWSATFAWDDATHLLTLVAAAGTRPDVRAGLAAGPLSAEGFDLDGDASARTLVEIPDVAAAPRVPGLLRRLDATAALYVPMRLGGSVMGVQVHGYRARTGPFSTRQRRLAAGVADATAIAVANARLIDDLQASSRLKSEFVATMSHELRTPLNIIVGYSDMLAEGVVGLLSEEQRDTVARVQRAGIELLDLVNATLDMGRLEAGRDAVAADPVDVDAVMHQLDIELGPLVGPGVALVWRNDLGAVPLVGDKQKIKTILKNLVGNALKFTHQGSVDVRAAWDGERVRFAVRDTGVGIPPASLPVIFEMFRQVDGSSTRTFGGVGLGLHIVRRLVDLLAGDITVESTVDEGSTFTVTWQPATSAVPEALRA; this is translated from the coding sequence ATGGCAGGGCGTCAGCAAAATAGCGCTTCCCCGACGGCGCCCCACGCGGAGGATGCCGCCGTCACCCGGCTGCTCGCCGAGCGGGCGCGCGTGTCGTTCTGGATGATGTGGGCGGCGCTCGGCGTGCTGCTGGCGACCGACGTCTCGCTCGATCGCGCGGTACTCGGGACGCTCGTCCAGGTCACCTTCTTCCAAGCCGCGTGCGTCGCGGCGGGCATGCTGGCGCTCGGACGCGCGCGGAGCCGGCGGGCGGCGGCGACGACTCCGATCCTGGTCCTGGCCGGCATCTTCGGATCCGGGGTGCTCTCGGACGTCGCCACGCAGAACCCGTTCGGGACCGGCCTCTCGGCGCTCGTCACGTGCCTCGTCTCGGCGACCTTCATGCCCTGGGGTATGTGGTTCCAGCTCGCGACCGTCCTCGTCACCGCCGTGCCGAGCGCGCTCTCCGTCTGGCTCTGTACGGGATCGCTCGAGACGCTCGGCTACGCGGCCGGCCCCTGTTCGATCCTGATGGTCGCGTCCGTCAGCGTGGCCGCCGCCTTCGAGCGCGCGCGTCGCGAGCGCGCTCGCATCGAGCACGAGCTCCGGCTGCTGCAGAGCGTGAGCCTGGAGGTCGGAGCGGCGCCGGATCCGGATTCCGCCCTCGTGGTGGTGCTGCGGCGGACGTGCGAGGCGTCGGGGTGGGTCATCGGGCAGGCGTGGACCCCGCGCGCGGACGGCGCGGCGCTCGAGTGCTCGGCCTGGTGGTCCGACGATCCCGACGGCGCCGCATTCCACACCGACAGCCGGTGCCGTCGCTTCGCGCGCGGCGAGGGCCTCCCCGGTCGGGTGTGGGCGAGCGGCGCGCCCGCGTGGGTGCGCGAGCTCCGCGACCCGCAGGATTTTCCGCGCGCCGACTCGGTGCGACGCTGCCGACTCTCCGTCGGCGTTGGCATTCCGGTGATCGCGGGCGGCGAGGTGATCGCGGTGCTCGAGTTCTTCGTGCGCGAGAGCCATACGGAGGACACGCGGCTCATGCACACCCTCGCCGGAGCGGCCGTCCAGCTCGGCGCCGTCGTCCAGCGCAAACGCGCCGAGCGTCTCGCCGAGGAGGCGGCTCAGACCGCCGAGGCGCTGGTGGAGGTCGGGCGGACGCTCAGCACCCATCTCGGTCAGCCGGACATGTTCGAGCGGGTGACGGCCGTGGCGGCGGGCGCGCTCGGGTGCGATTGGAGCGCGACGTTCGCGTGGGACGACGCCACGCACTTGCTGACGCTGGTGGCGGCCGCGGGCACGCGGCCCGACGTCCGAGCCGGGCTCGCCGCCGGGCCGCTCTCCGCGGAGGGCTTCGACCTCGACGGCGACGCGAGTGCGCGCACCCTCGTCGAGATCCCCGATGTCGCCGCCGCGCCGCGCGTGCCGGGCCTGCTCCGGCGGCTCGATGCGACCGCGGCGCTCTACGTCCCGATGCGCCTCGGGGGCTCCGTGATGGGTGTCCAGGTTCATGGCTACCGCGCGCGCACGGGGCCGTTCTCGACCCGGCAGCGCCGGCTCGCGGCCGGGGTGGCGGACGCGACTGCGATCGCCGTCGCCAACGCCCGCCTCATCGACGACCTCCAGGCCTCGAGCCGGCTCAAGTCCGAGTTCGTGGCGACGATGTCCCACGAGCTCCGTACGCCGCTCAACATCATCGTCGGCTACAGCGATATGCTGGCCGAGGGCGTCGTCGGCCTCCTCAGCGAGGAGCAGCGGGATACGGTCGCGCGCGTGCAGCGGGCGGGCATCGAGCTCCTCGACCTCGTCAACGCCACCCTCGACATGGGGCGGCTCGAGGCTGGACGCGACGCCGTGGCCGCGGATCCCGTCGACGTCGACGCCGTCATGCACCAGCTCGACATCGAGCTTGGCCCGCTCGTCGGCCCCGGCGTCGCGCTCGTGTGGCGCAACGACCTCGGCGCCGTCCCGCTGGTGGGCGACAAGCAGAAGATCAAGACGATCCTGAAGAACCTGGTCGGGAACGCCCTGAAGTTCACGCACCAGGGCAGCGTGGACGTGCGCGCCGCATGGGACGGCGAGCGGGTACGTTTCGCCGTTCGCGACACCGGCGTCGGCATTCCGCCCGCGAGCCTGCCGGTGATCTTCGAGATGTTCCGCCAGGTCGACGGCTCCTCGACCCGCACCTTCGGGGGCGTCGGCCTCGGTCTCCACATCGTCCGCCGCCTGGTCGACCTCCTCGCCGGCGACATCACGGTCGAGAGCACGGTCGACGAGGGATCGACGTTCACCGTGACCTGGCAGCCGGCGACATCCGCCGTTCCTGAAGCGCTCCGAGCCTGA
- the lepA gene encoding elongation factor 4 — protein sequence MQDPRLIRNFSIIAHIDHGKSTLADRLLEHTHTVSKREMEAQLLDDMDLERERGITIKARAVRLMYEAKDGLTYQLNLIDTPGHVDFSYEVSRSLAACEGAILVVDAAQGVEAQTVANVYLALDNDLAIVPVLNKIDLPAAEPDRVRREIEDVIGLDASDAVLASAKSGQGTQEVLEAVVRVIPPPKGDPAAPLEALLFDSWFDPYHGAVMLVRVFAGTVRPGTRIRLMATGKEAEVNRVGILKPALADVDALGPGEVGVVMAGIKEVADTQVGDTLTEADRPAAAPRPGFKAVQPMVFAGLYPAESHQYGALRDAIEKLKLNDSSLSYEAENSIALGFGFRCGFLGLLHMEIVQERLEREFGLTLITTAPTVAYHVHTTDGRTLIVDSPAKLPPEGEIASMDEPFILAHIHVPTEHLGNVIALCEEKRGRQRELRFAGEKRALLVYELPLNEIVLDFYDRLKSASRGYASLDYEPLDFRASSLVKLDVRINGELVDALSVILHSERAYYRGRELTQKMRELVPRQMFEVIIQAAIGSKVIARETVKALRKNVTAKCYGGDITRKRKLLERQKEGKRRMKQVGRVEIPQEAFLAVLKVGE from the coding sequence GTGCAGGATCCCCGTCTCATCCGCAACTTCTCGATCATCGCCCACATCGACCACGGCAAGTCGACGCTGGCCGACCGGCTCCTGGAGCACACCCACACCGTCTCCAAGCGCGAGATGGAGGCCCAGCTGCTCGACGACATGGACCTGGAGCGCGAGCGCGGCATCACGATCAAGGCCCGCGCCGTCCGGCTCATGTACGAGGCGAAGGACGGGCTCACCTACCAGCTGAACCTGATCGACACCCCCGGACACGTCGATTTCTCCTACGAGGTGTCGCGGAGTCTCGCGGCGTGCGAAGGCGCGATCCTGGTGGTCGACGCCGCCCAGGGCGTCGAGGCGCAGACCGTGGCCAACGTGTACCTGGCTCTCGACAACGATCTCGCGATCGTGCCGGTCCTCAACAAGATCGACCTGCCGGCCGCCGAGCCGGATCGCGTGCGGCGCGAGATCGAGGACGTGATCGGACTCGACGCCTCGGACGCGGTGCTGGCGAGCGCGAAATCGGGGCAGGGAACCCAGGAGGTGCTCGAAGCGGTCGTGCGCGTCATCCCGCCGCCCAAGGGCGACCCGGCGGCGCCGCTCGAGGCGCTCCTGTTCGACAGCTGGTTCGATCCGTACCACGGGGCGGTGATGCTGGTGCGCGTGTTCGCGGGCACGGTCCGCCCGGGAACGCGCATCCGCCTCATGGCAACCGGCAAGGAAGCCGAGGTGAACCGCGTCGGCATCCTGAAGCCCGCCCTCGCAGACGTCGACGCGCTCGGGCCGGGCGAGGTCGGCGTCGTGATGGCGGGGATCAAGGAGGTCGCCGACACGCAGGTGGGCGACACGCTGACCGAGGCCGATCGCCCGGCCGCGGCGCCCCGACCGGGCTTCAAGGCGGTCCAGCCGATGGTCTTCGCCGGGCTCTATCCGGCCGAGTCGCACCAGTACGGCGCGCTCCGCGACGCGATCGAGAAGCTCAAGCTCAACGACTCCTCGCTCAGCTACGAGGCCGAGAACTCGATCGCGCTCGGCTTCGGCTTCCGCTGCGGCTTCCTCGGGCTCCTCCACATGGAGATCGTCCAGGAGCGCCTGGAGCGCGAGTTCGGCCTGACGCTCATCACGACCGCGCCGACCGTGGCCTACCACGTCCACACGACCGACGGCCGGACCCTGATCGTCGACAGCCCCGCGAAGCTGCCGCCCGAGGGCGAGATCGCGAGCATGGACGAGCCGTTCATCCTCGCCCACATCCACGTCCCGACCGAGCACCTCGGGAACGTGATCGCGCTCTGCGAGGAGAAGCGCGGCCGTCAGCGCGAGCTCCGCTTCGCCGGCGAGAAGCGCGCGCTCCTGGTCTACGAGCTGCCGCTGAACGAGATCGTCCTCGACTTCTACGACCGCTTGAAGTCGGCGAGTCGGGGCTACGCCTCGCTCGACTACGAGCCCCTCGATTTCCGCGCGTCGAGCCTCGTGAAGCTCGACGTCCGCATCAACGGCGAGCTCGTGGACGCCCTGTCCGTGATCCTGCACAGCGAGCGCGCCTACTACCGCGGGCGCGAGCTCACCCAGAAGATGCGCGAGCTCGTGCCGCGGCAGATGTTCGAGGTGATCATCCAGGCCGCCATCGGCAGCAAGGTGATCGCCCGCGAGACCGTGAAGGCGCTCCGCAAGAACGTGACCGCCAAGTGCTACGGCGGCGACATCACCCGCAAACGGAAGCTCCTCGAGCGCCAGAAGGAGGGCAAGCGCCGCATGAAGCAGGTCGGCCGGGTCGAAATCCCGCAGGAAGCCTTCCTCGCCGTCTTGAAGGTCGGAGAGTAG
- the lepB gene encoding signal peptidase I, whose product MPRVTKSRTGVTGEAEGENARPVPRAAAKPKSTVREYAEALAVAFLLALFIRTFLVQAFKIPSGSMLETLQIGDHILVNKLRYGIRLPILGKRVVKFQDPRRGDVIVFVYPVDPSKDFIKRVIGQPGDTVEVRHKQVYINGEKIPDPWGQFVEGPGEGSRLTPRDNFGPVTVPDDQVFVMGDNRDRSYDSRFWGFVPLDDVRGKAFVIYWSWDGQDRWVRWERLGDIIH is encoded by the coding sequence ATGCCGCGCGTGACGAAGAGCCGTACCGGTGTCACCGGCGAGGCCGAGGGCGAGAACGCGCGGCCGGTGCCCCGAGCGGCGGCGAAGCCGAAGTCGACGGTCCGCGAGTACGCCGAAGCGCTCGCGGTCGCGTTCCTGCTGGCGCTCTTCATCCGTACGTTCCTGGTCCAGGCGTTCAAGATTCCCTCGGGATCGATGCTCGAAACGCTGCAGATCGGCGATCACATCCTCGTCAACAAGCTGCGCTACGGAATCCGCCTGCCGATCCTCGGGAAGCGGGTCGTGAAGTTCCAGGATCCGCGCCGCGGCGACGTGATCGTGTTCGTCTACCCGGTCGATCCGAGCAAGGACTTCATCAAACGGGTGATCGGCCAGCCGGGCGACACGGTCGAGGTGCGCCACAAGCAGGTCTACATCAACGGCGAGAAGATCCCGGATCCCTGGGGCCAGTTCGTCGAGGGTCCGGGAGAGGGCAGCCGCCTCACGCCGCGCGACAACTTCGGCCCCGTCACGGTGCCGGACGATCAGGTCTTCGTGATGGGCGACAACCGCGACCGCAGCTACGACAGCCGCTTCTGGGGCTTCGTCCCGCTCGACGACGTCCGCGGCAAGGCGTTCGTCATCTACTGGTCGTGGGACGGCCAGGACCGGTGGGTCCGCTGGGAACGCCTGGGCGACATCATCCACTGA
- a CDS encoding DUF1329 domain-containing protein: protein MQRNATRIVGAAFCALLATSGIADAQVQVGDKITIANADKAKDMVSPAMYWLLKHGWPMTIAETQKITLRKAFVEATEKYSPQVKLSADGLKLEGWVAGRPFPRIDTKDPQVAMKIMQNFRYAIAFDDLDLRNFDADTGPISLERPLQVERHFLVDHFRRLFYVGRLYVDPKPEIPNTEGYEYKETLHPLIEPFDLKGVGFTYYRYTAPEKQDDSWLYLPSLRRVRRLSTAQRSDALFGQDTDQDSYGGYAGALAWMDWKFLGEKEVLAAFHSEHFPVKWADGAADFAFDDKWEKRNVYIVEGVSKLPQYAFSKRVLYIDQDVYAVPYSDMYDRAGELWKIWVNNFSWRKEAFPGCPVKYDEDTPFPSAAVMVDIQLEHATKAALPSHRFPGEPGWYWHHGDKAGTTEDQFTIAELIGSGH from the coding sequence ATGCAGCGAAACGCGACACGCATCGTCGGAGCGGCATTCTGCGCCCTGCTCGCGACGAGCGGGATTGCCGACGCCCAGGTCCAGGTCGGCGACAAGATCACCATCGCCAACGCCGACAAGGCCAAGGACATGGTCTCGCCGGCGATGTACTGGCTGTTGAAGCACGGCTGGCCCATGACGATCGCGGAGACCCAGAAGATCACGCTCCGCAAGGCCTTCGTCGAAGCCACCGAGAAGTACTCGCCCCAGGTGAAGCTCAGCGCCGACGGGCTCAAGCTCGAGGGCTGGGTCGCGGGCCGGCCGTTCCCGCGCATCGACACCAAGGATCCCCAGGTGGCGATGAAGATCATGCAGAACTTCCGCTACGCGATCGCCTTCGACGACCTCGATCTGCGGAACTTCGACGCCGACACCGGTCCGATCTCGCTCGAGCGTCCCTTGCAGGTCGAGCGCCACTTCCTGGTCGACCATTTCCGCCGCCTCTTCTATGTCGGCCGCTTGTACGTCGACCCGAAGCCCGAGATCCCGAACACCGAGGGCTACGAGTACAAGGAGACCCTCCACCCGTTGATCGAGCCGTTCGATCTGAAGGGCGTCGGGTTCACCTATTACCGCTACACCGCCCCGGAAAAGCAGGACGACAGCTGGCTCTATCTGCCGTCGCTCCGCCGCGTGCGCCGTCTTTCCACCGCGCAGCGCTCCGACGCGCTCTTCGGGCAGGACACCGACCAGGACAGCTACGGCGGCTACGCCGGCGCGCTCGCCTGGATGGACTGGAAGTTCCTCGGCGAGAAGGAGGTGCTCGCGGCCTTCCACAGCGAGCACTTCCCCGTGAAGTGGGCCGACGGCGCCGCGGACTTCGCGTTCGACGACAAATGGGAGAAGCGCAACGTCTACATCGTCGAGGGCGTCTCCAAGCTGCCCCAGTACGCCTTCTCGAAGCGCGTCCTCTACATCGACCAGGACGTCTACGCGGTGCCGTACAGCGACATGTACGACCGCGCCGGCGAGCTCTGGAAGATCTGGGTCAACAACTTCTCGTGGCGGAAAGAAGCCTTCCCGGGCTGCCCCGTGAAGTACGACGAGGACACGCCGTTCCCCTCGGCGGCCGTCATGGTCGACATCCAGCTCGAGCACGCCACCAAGGCCGCGCTCCCGAGCCATCGCTTCCCGGGTGAGCCTGGTTGGTACTGGCACCACGGCGACAAGGCGGGCACCACCGAGGACCAGTTCACCATCGCCGAGCTCATCGGCAGCGGCCACTGA
- the gspN gene encoding type II secretion system protein GspN, with amino-acid sequence MTTGATATGRSADPRDRLRALLAAVGGSTPSRRRAWLGYGLYTLALFLVCFLATFPHDLLLRRVLSEATAGTPVRVEAGRGSLGWNLTYAIDGLRIRARGEAEGEPFLAAEALRVSPSRLGLLRGTPYPIGIDATLYGGRLQGTIDPRPERLRVDANLSGVDLGRYAGLGPWLEGGVRGRLEGAVALDGGGRGLAAAAGSVELRIAGLTLEGAKVRGITVPDLHFSDVHVKGTVKNGRLELGDIAADGQEITLQGEGGVLLREPLGTSPMSLDLTITPTAAAPDGLKLAINMLPGAKAEGGARRITLVGTVGRPSPR; translated from the coding sequence GTGACGACCGGCGCGACCGCGACGGGCCGCTCCGCGGATCCGAGGGACCGCCTCCGGGCCCTGCTCGCCGCCGTGGGCGGGAGCACGCCGTCGCGGCGGCGGGCGTGGCTCGGCTACGGCCTCTACACGCTGGCGCTCTTCCTCGTCTGCTTCCTCGCGACCTTTCCGCACGACCTGCTCCTGCGGCGCGTCCTCTCGGAGGCGACGGCCGGGACGCCCGTGCGCGTCGAGGCGGGGCGCGGGAGCCTCGGGTGGAATCTCACCTACGCGATCGACGGGCTCCGGATTCGGGCCAGGGGCGAGGCCGAGGGCGAGCCCTTTCTGGCCGCCGAGGCGCTCCGCGTCTCGCCCTCGCGTCTCGGTCTCCTGCGCGGCACGCCCTACCCGATCGGCATCGACGCGACCCTCTACGGCGGGCGGCTGCAGGGGACGATCGATCCGCGCCCCGAGCGTCTACGCGTGGACGCGAATCTCTCCGGCGTCGACCTCGGGCGCTACGCGGGGCTCGGGCCCTGGCTCGAGGGCGGAGTGCGCGGCCGCCTCGAGGGCGCGGTCGCGCTCGACGGCGGCGGTCGCGGGCTCGCCGCCGCCGCGGGGAGCGTGGAGCTCCGGATCGCCGGGCTCACGCTCGAAGGCGCGAAGGTGCGCGGCATCACCGTCCCGGATCTGCACTTCAGCGACGTGCACGTGAAGGGGACCGTCAAGAACGGACGCCTGGAGCTCGGGGACATCGCGGCCGACGGGCAGGAGATCACGCTCCAGGGCGAGGGCGGCGTGCTTCTCCGCGAGCCCCTCGGGACGAGCCCGATGAGCCTCGACCTCACCATCACGCCGACGGCCGCCGCGCCGGACGGACTGAAGCTCGCGATCAACATGCTGCCGGGCGCGAAAGCCGAGGGCGGCGCCCGCCGCATCACGCTGGTCGGGACGGTCGGCCGGCCCTCGCCGCGCTAG
- the pilM gene encoding pilus assembly protein PilM, which produces MPNHTLALDVGSHTLRAALVERTLRSQRVLGLYAQPRAAGGDLAADLRALAAQHGIAWDEVVSALPGELVTHRILELPFHDRKRLEQTVPFELESHLPFELEETVVDFQVLGTETDGTSRVLAVSAPKAAVREHLAMLAGAGVDPRLVDLASLAALNVVRAAAAARGGRLAYVGMDAGRTTVALLADGRLLGFRVVSRAVADPAGLDACLREVRWTLLALADDEPLAALWVGGDAVETPGAVAALGRALGTTPQALDAVALAAVPAGLRGKQAAFATPLGLALRQTGDASLFGIDLRRGEFAYHREREALWRGLARAGVLAVVAVALMIASFALDARQLAARRDAVRGEIRAIFTAAIPGARTIVNEKAQLQTEIAALEKERRLFGGLAPSAPRAIDCLRALTEAVPDDVPLDIEELSLDGGTLRLRGSTRTYEGVEAVKRGLASRPEFRNVEAKDVRASVDGQQVDFRLSLDVGGEPAT; this is translated from the coding sequence ATGCCCAATCACACGCTCGCTCTCGACGTCGGCTCGCACACGTTGCGCGCGGCCCTGGTGGAGCGGACGCTGCGGTCGCAGCGGGTGCTCGGCCTCTACGCGCAGCCGCGCGCCGCCGGCGGAGATCTCGCGGCCGACCTGCGGGCGCTCGCGGCGCAGCACGGCATCGCGTGGGACGAGGTGGTGTCGGCGTTGCCGGGCGAGCTCGTCACCCATCGCATCCTGGAGCTGCCGTTCCACGACCGCAAGCGCCTCGAACAGACCGTGCCCTTCGAGCTCGAATCGCACCTGCCCTTCGAGCTCGAAGAGACCGTCGTCGATTTCCAGGTCCTCGGGACGGAGACCGATGGGACGAGCCGCGTGCTCGCCGTCTCGGCGCCGAAGGCCGCGGTCCGGGAGCACCTCGCGATGCTGGCGGGTGCCGGCGTCGATCCGCGACTCGTGGATCTCGCGAGCCTCGCCGCGTTGAACGTGGTGCGCGCGGCGGCCGCGGCGCGCGGCGGCCGCCTCGCGTACGTCGGGATGGACGCCGGGCGGACGACGGTCGCGCTCCTCGCCGACGGTCGGCTGCTCGGGTTTCGGGTCGTGAGCCGCGCAGTGGCCGACCCCGCCGGACTCGACGCCTGCCTGCGGGAGGTGCGCTGGACGCTCCTGGCGCTCGCCGACGACGAGCCGCTGGCGGCGCTCTGGGTCGGCGGCGATGCGGTCGAGACCCCGGGGGCCGTCGCCGCCCTCGGGCGCGCGCTCGGGACGACGCCCCAGGCGCTCGACGCCGTCGCGCTTGCCGCGGTTCCGGCCGGCCTGCGGGGCAAGCAGGCCGCCTTCGCTACGCCGCTCGGACTGGCCCTGCGTCAGACCGGCGACGCGTCGCTCTTCGGCATCGACCTCCGGCGCGGCGAGTTCGCCTACCATCGGGAACGCGAGGCGCTCTGGCGCGGGCTTGCGCGCGCGGGGGTGCTGGCGGTCGTGGCGGTCGCGTTGATGATCGCGAGCTTCGCGCTCGACGCCCGGCAGCTGGCGGCGCGGCGCGACGCCGTCCGGGGCGAGATCCGCGCCATCTTCACGGCGGCCATTCCCGGCGCCCGCACGATCGTCAACGAGAAGGCGCAGCTCCAGACCGAGATCGCGGCGCTCGAGAAGGAGCGCCGGCTCTTCGGGGGCCTCGCGCCGTCCGCGCCGCGAGCGATCGATTGCCTGCGGGCGCTCACCGAGGCCGTACCCGACGACGTGCCGCTCGACATCGAGGAGCTCTCGCTCGACGGCGGGACGCTCCGGCTGCGCGGCTCGACGAGGACCTACGAGGGCGTCGAGGCCGTGAAGCGCGGTCTCGCGTCCCGTCCGGAGTTTCGCAACGTGGAAGCCAAGGACGTCCGCGCGTCGGTCGACGGTCAGCAAGTGGACTTCCGCCTGAGCCTCGACGTCGGGGGGGAGCCGGCGACGTGA